A window of the Tunturibacter empetritectus genome harbors these coding sequences:
- a CDS encoding nucleotide sugar dehydrogenase encodes MLTQSQVILPKIAQERMTRLENRTAKIGVIGLGYVGLPLSLLLSEAGFKVTGFDIDTKKVTDLEAGRSYIFRIPAEEIQSARKQGFQATADFAGLSEMDAIIMCVPTPLTEHREPDLSYVENTAKAAAPWLQEGQLVVLESTTYPGTTEDLMIPILEAENRNGLKVQSKGTVAEQGVFYVAFSPEREDPGNTTVARHNIPKVVGGHEEIATELAAVMYEGIFTRSVRVSSTRAAEMTKLLENIYRCVNIALVNELKVLALKMGMDIWEVIDAAATKPFGFHPFYPGPGLGGHCIPIDPFYLSWKAKEYDFNTRFIELAGEVNEAMPAHVVQYVAKGLNQNKKAVNGARILMLGMAYKKDIDDLRESPSLTVIELLREQGAEVQYNDPYFPTVGRGRHYNLNMTCTPLDDLGQYDCVLIMTDHTDYDYKDIVNKSKLVVDSRNATKGIKSDKIVRC; translated from the coding sequence ATGTTGACACAAAGCCAAGTTATTTTGCCGAAGATTGCGCAGGAGCGCATGACGCGTCTGGAGAACCGTACCGCGAAGATCGGGGTGATCGGGCTCGGATATGTCGGGTTGCCACTGTCTCTGCTGTTGTCGGAGGCGGGTTTCAAGGTGACGGGATTTGATATTGATACTAAAAAAGTTACAGATCTAGAAGCGGGCCGGTCGTATATCTTTCGAATTCCCGCGGAGGAGATCCAGAGCGCGCGGAAGCAGGGCTTCCAGGCTACTGCGGACTTTGCCGGGCTCTCGGAGATGGACGCCATCATTATGTGCGTGCCGACGCCGCTGACCGAACATCGCGAGCCGGACCTGAGCTACGTGGAGAATACGGCGAAGGCCGCGGCTCCGTGGTTGCAGGAGGGGCAGCTGGTGGTGCTGGAGAGCACGACGTATCCGGGGACGACGGAGGATCTGATGATCCCGATCCTCGAGGCGGAGAACCGCAATGGGCTGAAGGTGCAGAGCAAGGGTACGGTGGCCGAACAAGGTGTTTTCTATGTGGCGTTCTCGCCGGAGCGTGAAGATCCGGGCAATACGACCGTGGCGCGGCACAATATTCCGAAGGTGGTGGGCGGCCATGAGGAGATTGCGACCGAGCTGGCGGCGGTGATGTACGAGGGTATCTTTACGCGGTCGGTGAGGGTGTCTTCGACGCGCGCGGCTGAGATGACGAAGCTGCTCGAGAACATTTATCGCTGCGTGAATATTGCTCTGGTCAATGAGCTGAAGGTGCTGGCGCTGAAGATGGGGATGGATATCTGGGAGGTGATCGACGCTGCGGCGACGAAGCCATTCGGGTTTCATCCGTTTTATCCCGGGCCGGGCCTGGGGGGACACTGCATTCCGATCGATCCGTTTTATCTGAGTTGGAAGGCGAAGGAGTATGACTTCAATACGCGCTTCATTGAGCTGGCTGGCGAGGTAAATGAGGCTATGCCTGCGCATGTGGTGCAGTATGTTGCGAAGGGGCTGAACCAGAATAAGAAGGCTGTGAACGGGGCGCGCATCCTGATGTTGGGGATGGCTTACAAGAAGGACATTGATGACCTGCGCGAGTCGCCGTCGCTGACCGTGATCGAGTTGCTGCGGGAGCAGGGCGCCGAGGTGCAGTACAACGATCCCTACTTCCCGACCGTGGGCAGAGGGCGGCACTACAACCTGAATATGACCTGCACGCCGCTCGATGATCTGGGGCAGTACGACTGCGTTCTGATCATGACTGACCATACGGACTACGACTACAAGGACATTGTGAACAAGTCGAAGCTGGTGGTGGATTCGCGGAATGCAACGAAGGGGATCAAGTCGGACAAGATCGTTCGTTGCTAG
- a CDS encoding SDR family oxidoreductase, with amino-acid sequence MARYLITGIAGFIGSSLAHALVEQGHDVRGIDNLSTGDLNNLAGIRHSIDFRQMDLQDAAGMKSACEGIDYILHQGALASVPRSVKDPLASHESNINGTLNLLIAARDAKVRRIVYAASSSAYGDQPTQPKQEDMLPRPLSPYAVQKLTCEYYIQSFYRAYGLEGVCLRYFNIFGPRQAADSPYSGVIAQFTFKMMEGITPTIFGDGLTSRDFNYVDNAVSANLLACLAPSEVATGRVFNIGTGKSHTLNEVYSTIAEHLGFTAQPIYGPPRAGDIQHSLADITRATTELGYQPKAHFHEGLKKTVAWYLEEKQKKEVTALKA; translated from the coding sequence ATGGCCCGTTATCTCATCACCGGAATCGCAGGCTTCATCGGCTCATCCCTGGCCCACGCTCTCGTCGAACAGGGACACGACGTACGCGGCATCGACAACCTCTCCACCGGCGACCTCAACAACCTCGCCGGCATCCGCCACTCCATCGACTTTCGGCAGATGGATCTTCAGGATGCCGCCGGCATGAAGTCCGCCTGTGAAGGCATCGACTACATCCTCCACCAGGGAGCCCTCGCCTCGGTCCCGCGTTCCGTCAAAGATCCCCTCGCCTCACATGAATCCAACATCAACGGCACGCTGAACCTCCTCATCGCAGCGCGCGACGCCAAGGTTCGCCGCATCGTTTACGCGGCCTCTTCCTCAGCCTATGGCGACCAGCCCACCCAGCCCAAGCAGGAGGACATGCTACCCCGGCCGCTCTCGCCCTACGCCGTCCAGAAGCTCACCTGCGAGTACTACATCCAGTCCTTCTACCGAGCCTACGGCCTCGAAGGAGTCTGCCTCCGTTACTTCAACATCTTCGGCCCCCGCCAGGCTGCCGACTCGCCCTACTCCGGCGTCATCGCCCAGTTCACCTTCAAGATGATGGAGGGCATCACCCCCACCATCTTCGGCGACGGCCTCACCAGCCGCGACTTCAACTACGTCGACAACGCCGTCAGTGCCAACCTCCTCGCCTGCCTCGCGCCCAGCGAAGTAGCCACAGGCCGCGTCTTCAACATCGGCACCGGCAAAAGCCACACCCTCAACGAGGTCTACTCCACCATCGCCGAACATCTCGGCTTCACCGCCCAGCCAATCTACGGCCCCCCAAGAGCAGGCGACATCCAGCACTCACTGGCCGACATCACCCGCGCCACCACCGAGCTGGGCTACCAACCCAAAGCCCACTTCCACGAAGGCCTCAAGAAGACCGTCGCCTGGTACCTCGAAGAAAAGCAGAAAAAGGAAGTTACAGCGCTCAAAGCCTGA
- a CDS encoding PEP-CTERM sorting domain-containing protein yields the protein MKLFSKLSALGAVFVVATTFASADNLQIGSYGVYGVDGVTAGGNFGNVNSVLGESNYPGFSFNDGFGSGQLPGTPTVDLASDGSVWSAALPKSSWVSFGSTGPQSSSFFTTPNGNYFFTSTFTLEDKNPTDASGYLNIYADDTVAVFLNGNLENTPTGDSYPHCSNGVPTCIGDPTLVQLNSNDFVSGVNKLTFQVLQAGGAEYGVDFAGEVSTVPEPSSLLLLGTGLIGSAGALFRRMRA from the coding sequence ATGAAACTGTTTTCGAAACTCTCTGCCTTAGGCGCGGTGTTCGTAGTTGCAACTACGTTCGCCTCTGCCGACAATCTTCAAATTGGAAGTTATGGCGTGTATGGCGTTGACGGCGTGACGGCTGGCGGTAACTTTGGCAATGTCAATTCGGTTTTGGGAGAATCCAACTATCCCGGCTTTTCGTTCAACGACGGATTCGGGTCTGGTCAGTTGCCAGGCACCCCTACGGTGGATCTTGCCTCCGATGGGTCGGTGTGGAGCGCTGCCCTGCCGAAGTCGAGCTGGGTCTCCTTTGGTTCGACGGGACCACAGTCGAGTTCGTTTTTCACTACACCAAATGGCAACTACTTCTTCACCAGTACGTTCACCCTTGAAGATAAGAACCCTACCGACGCAAGCGGCTATCTGAATATCTATGCGGACGATACGGTCGCGGTATTTCTGAACGGGAACCTGGAGAACACGCCGACGGGAGACTCGTATCCGCATTGCTCGAACGGCGTTCCCACCTGCATTGGCGATCCTACGCTGGTCCAGCTTAATTCGAATGACTTCGTCAGCGGCGTCAATAAACTGACGTTTCAAGTGCTCCAGGCTGGCGGTGCGGAGTACGGCGTTGACTTTGCGGGTGAGGTCTCCACGGTTCCGGAGCCGAGTTCGCTGCTGCTTCTGGGAACGGGCCTGATCGGTTCTGCGGGTGCATTGTTTCGTCGAATGCGCGCGTAG
- a CDS encoding type III polyketide synthase: MRIASVGTAYPPHRYSQAQISEALTARWQDRMEEPRLINRLFVNCGVDFRNLVFPLDVYKNLSGFGPTNDAWIVAAVELGEKAIDTALARVGLTPADISAIFFASVTGIASPTIDARLINRMPFPTSIKRTPIFGLGCVAGAAGISRASDYVRAFPNQYALLLSVELCSLTWQDNDQSIANLISCGLFGDGAAAVIIAGSETALAKRTCPTCISGPKILDTRSTFYRHTEHIMGWDIGDMGFKIVLSPDVPKVVNEHLRGNVESFLTDNGLTLDDISSYIFHSGGPKVLEAMETTLNLPDNALEPSWRSLREVGNLSAASVLAVLEDVLVNAPGKPGTYSILAAMGPAFCSELVLLQW, translated from the coding sequence ATGCGCATTGCATCTGTCGGCACGGCCTATCCACCTCACCGCTACTCCCAGGCACAAATCTCAGAAGCACTTACCGCGCGCTGGCAGGACCGCATGGAAGAGCCCCGGCTCATCAACCGGCTCTTCGTCAACTGCGGGGTGGACTTTCGCAACCTGGTCTTCCCCCTCGACGTCTACAAGAACCTCTCGGGCTTCGGCCCCACCAACGACGCCTGGATCGTCGCCGCTGTCGAACTCGGCGAAAAAGCCATCGACACCGCGCTCGCCCGCGTAGGACTCACCCCAGCCGACATCTCCGCCATCTTCTTTGCTTCGGTCACCGGCATCGCCAGTCCCACCATCGACGCGCGCCTCATCAACCGCATGCCCTTCCCGACCAGCATCAAGCGCACGCCCATCTTCGGCCTCGGCTGCGTCGCCGGTGCCGCCGGCATCTCCCGCGCCTCCGACTACGTCCGCGCCTTCCCCAACCAGTACGCCCTCCTCCTCTCGGTCGAGCTCTGCTCTCTTACCTGGCAGGACAACGACCAGTCCATCGCCAACCTCATCTCCTGCGGCCTCTTTGGCGACGGAGCCGCCGCCGTCATCATCGCAGGCAGCGAAACCGCACTCGCCAAGCGCACCTGCCCCACCTGCATCTCCGGCCCCAAGATCCTCGACACCCGCTCAACCTTCTACCGGCACACCGAACACATCATGGGCTGGGACATCGGCGACATGGGCTTCAAGATCGTCCTCTCCCCCGACGTCCCCAAGGTCGTCAACGAGCATCTCCGCGGCAACGTTGAATCCTTTCTCACCGACAACGGTCTAACCCTCGATGACATCTCGAGCTACATCTTCCACTCCGGCGGCCCCAAAGTTCTTGAAGCCATGGAGACCACCCTCAACCTCCCCGACAACGCCCTCGAGCCCTCGTGGCGTAGTCTCCGCGAGGTCGGCAACCTCTCCGCAGCCTCGGTCCTTGCCGTACTCGAAGATGTACTCGTCAACGCGCCCGGCAAGCCCGGCACCTACAGCATCCTCGCTGCCATGGGGCCAGCCTTCTGTTCCGAGCTCGTTCTCCTGCAGTGGTAG
- a CDS encoding NAD(P)/FAD-dependent oxidoreductase, producing the protein MNLRNGRSAAEVLIVGAGPAGLAAAIACATSGLQVEVLDARQPPIDKACGEGLLPNAFDALEVLGFHLNRNLCNIENQLLRGIRFLNEHPSNDHPNHEHPNRTPTTAEATFPANPGRGIRRTVLHQLLLDRALSLGVRFHWDNSVQSIEPASIGHLVHTNRQTLRTRYLIGADGHHSRIAAWAGLTAATVHSRRIGLRQHYAIAPWTNFVEVYWSNHGQAYVTPTSSTEVCVAFISNKKIPSPHLALAHYPTLQRHLAAATPSSAPRGSITLGRSLRRVTANNIALLGDASGSVDAITGEGLALCFRQALALAHALNADDLASYQHAHSRIQLAPSLMSRSLLQMDRSPRLRTRVLNTFERYPILFQRLLEVHIDHRACIFPGIDELLATGLHLLTS; encoded by the coding sequence ATGAACCTCCGCAACGGTCGATCCGCCGCGGAGGTTCTCATCGTTGGCGCAGGCCCAGCCGGCCTTGCTGCCGCCATCGCCTGTGCCACCAGCGGCCTCCAGGTCGAAGTCCTCGACGCCCGGCAGCCGCCCATCGACAAAGCCTGCGGCGAAGGCCTCCTGCCAAATGCTTTCGATGCCCTCGAAGTCCTCGGCTTCCACCTCAATCGCAATCTGTGCAACATCGAGAACCAACTCCTGCGCGGCATCCGCTTTCTCAACGAGCATCCCAGTAACGACCATCCCAATCACGAGCACCCCAACCGCACACCCACCACCGCCGAAGCCACCTTCCCCGCCAATCCCGGCCGAGGCATCCGCCGTACCGTCCTCCACCAGCTTCTGCTCGATCGCGCCCTCTCGCTCGGCGTCCGTTTTCACTGGGACAACTCCGTCCAAAGCATCGAGCCCGCCTCCATCGGCCACCTCGTCCACACCAACCGTCAAACCCTTCGCACCCGCTACCTCATCGGCGCCGACGGCCATCACTCCCGCATCGCCGCCTGGGCCGGCCTCACCGCCGCCACCGTTCACTCCCGCCGCATCGGCCTCCGACAGCATTACGCCATCGCCCCCTGGACCAACTTCGTCGAGGTCTACTGGAGCAACCACGGCCAAGCCTACGTCACCCCAACCTCCTCCACCGAGGTCTGCGTCGCCTTCATCTCCAATAAAAAAATCCCCAGCCCCCATCTGGCCCTCGCCCACTATCCCACCCTGCAACGCCACCTTGCAGCAGCCACTCCAAGCAGCGCACCGCGCGGCTCCATCACCCTGGGCCGCTCCCTCCGCCGAGTCACCGCAAACAACATTGCACTCCTAGGCGACGCCTCAGGCTCCGTCGATGCCATCACCGGCGAAGGCCTCGCCCTCTGCTTCCGTCAGGCCCTCGCGCTCGCCCATGCCCTCAACGCAGACGACCTCGCCTCCTACCAGCACGCCCACAGCCGCATCCAGCTTGCTCCCAGCCTCATGTCCCGCAGCCTGCTTCAGATGGATCGCTCCCCTCGCCTCCGTACCCGGGTCCTCAACACCTTCGAACGCTATCCCATCCTCTTCCAGCGTCTCCTCGAGGTCCACATCGACCACCGCGCCTGCATCTTCCCAGGTATTGACGAACTACTGGCAACCGGATTACACCTGCTGACAAGCTAA
- a CDS encoding acyl carrier protein: MTDIATRCIDIIAKSKSIPADSISLTNTFDELNIDSLDKINISFEVEEAFNIEIPDEALSTLRTVGDMVEGVAKLTTAPAHITTH; this comes from the coding sequence ATGACTGATATCGCCACACGCTGCATTGACATCATCGCAAAATCCAAGAGCATCCCCGCGGACTCCATCTCCCTCACCAACACCTTCGACGAGCTCAACATCGACTCCCTCGATAAGATCAACATCTCCTTCGAGGTCGAAGAGGCCTTCAACATCGAGATCCCCGACGAAGCCCTCAGCACCCTCCGCACCGTAGGTGACATGGTCGAAGGCGTCGCCAAGCTCACCACCGCCCCCGCCCACATCACCACCCACTGA
- a CDS encoding EthD family reductase: MIKRFVILRRRSGMSKGAFRAYWRDVHGPLIAAIPGVRKYVQFHVDSEINPEEDEPIDGIAELWFDSKEAQVEAWSSPQYAFAVADEPNLFDSSSRSIHPVMEIETVILVPEGGL, encoded by the coding sequence ATGATCAAGCGTTTTGTGATACTCAGACGGCGATCGGGAATGTCGAAGGGGGCCTTTCGAGCTTATTGGCGAGATGTACATGGTCCGCTGATCGCTGCGATACCCGGCGTCCGGAAGTATGTACAGTTTCATGTGGACTCCGAGATCAACCCGGAAGAGGATGAACCGATCGACGGGATCGCGGAACTATGGTTCGATTCCAAAGAGGCTCAGGTTGAAGCCTGGAGTTCCCCGCAGTATGCGTTCGCGGTGGCCGATGAACCCAATCTTTTTGATAGCAGCAGCCGGTCGATTCATCCGGTGATGGAGATCGAAACGGTGATCCTGGTGCCGGAGGGTGGCTTGTAG
- a CDS encoding PP2C family protein-serine/threonine phosphatase, protein MYVGDPQLTASQVLRTFHHDELYLFLGASFTAVGLVSIAFAFLGRKFDAMLFWLALFAIFYGQRLWLQLGLLALIIPPSHFFDDLRAIGNYLVPIPGFFYFEAAGFLGRSGRKLILALTAVFLGLAVATMVFGLRPAIQTTNNLVVIASLFALIIQSLTRKQTDRDFVIARRGLFVFILFALFDNIGGALGHRVFIEPIGFTIFLSILGYVAAKRGLQRDQQFSDLQKELDIARKIQTSILPRAYPQSAHFHVAARYVPMTAVAGDFYDFLVADQTQAGLLIADVSGHGVPAALIASMVKLAATSQRANAADPALLLAGMNSVLCGNTQDQFVTAAYVYLDAASSTLRYSSAAHPPMLLLREGSVIELTENGLMLAAFTFATYTTAEHALQSNDRLLLYTDGILEATNAQGEEFGSGRLHTLLKEAAGLSVEAAAASILSSLERWSSKSQNDDLTLLVCDYFSANISQPQL, encoded by the coding sequence ATGTATGTAGGCGACCCTCAACTGACAGCCAGTCAGGTTCTGCGGACCTTTCATCACGACGAGCTCTACCTCTTCCTCGGCGCCTCCTTCACCGCCGTCGGTCTCGTCTCGATAGCCTTCGCCTTCCTAGGCCGCAAGTTCGACGCCATGCTCTTCTGGCTCGCTCTCTTCGCCATCTTCTACGGTCAAAGACTCTGGCTCCAGCTCGGCCTCCTCGCCCTCATCATCCCTCCGTCGCACTTCTTCGATGACCTCCGCGCCATCGGCAACTACCTGGTCCCCATCCCCGGATTCTTCTACTTCGAAGCGGCAGGCTTCCTCGGCCGGTCTGGCCGCAAGCTCATCCTCGCTCTCACTGCCGTCTTCCTGGGTCTTGCCGTCGCAACGATGGTATTCGGTCTAAGACCCGCCATTCAGACGACCAACAACCTGGTCGTCATCGCCAGCTTATTTGCCCTCATCATCCAATCACTCACACGAAAGCAGACAGACAGAGATTTCGTCATCGCTCGCCGCGGCCTCTTCGTCTTCATTCTCTTCGCGCTCTTCGATAACATCGGCGGAGCCCTGGGTCACCGTGTGTTCATAGAACCGATCGGCTTCACCATCTTCCTCTCCATCCTCGGCTACGTAGCCGCAAAGCGCGGCCTCCAACGCGACCAGCAGTTCAGCGACCTGCAAAAAGAACTCGACATCGCCCGGAAAATCCAGACCTCGATTCTCCCCCGAGCCTACCCCCAGTCCGCCCACTTCCACGTCGCCGCCCGCTACGTCCCCATGACCGCCGTCGCCGGAGACTTCTACGACTTCCTCGTCGCCGATCAAACCCAGGCCGGCCTCCTCATCGCCGACGTCTCCGGCCACGGCGTCCCCGCCGCCCTCATCGCCTCTATGGTTAAACTCGCCGCCACCTCCCAGCGCGCCAACGCCGCCGATCCCGCCCTTCTCCTCGCCGGAATGAACTCCGTCCTCTGCGGCAACACGCAGGATCAGTTCGTCACCGCCGCCTACGTCTATCTCGACGCCGCCTCCTCCACCCTCCGCTACTCCTCCGCCGCGCACCCTCCCATGTTGTTACTGCGTGAAGGAAGCGTGATCGAGCTCACGGAAAACGGCCTCATGCTCGCAGCGTTTACCTTCGCAACTTACACGACCGCCGAACACGCACTTCAATCCAACGACCGCCTCCTCCTCTACACCGACGGCATCCTCGAAGCCACCAACGCCCAGGGAGAAGAGTTCGGATCTGGTCGCCTCCACACCCTGCTCAAAGAGGCCGCCGGCCTCAGCGTCGAAGCCGCCGCCGCCAGCATCCTCTCCTCGCTCGAACGCTGGTCCTCCAAATCCCAGAACGACGACCTCACCCTCCTCGTCTGCGACTACTTCTCGGCAAACATCTCTCAACCGCAACTCTAG
- a CDS encoding class I SAM-dependent methyltransferase: MRDALELLVRQLEEQPSLLEPDRLRERLGALDRLDAYFAFLPDVPEVVPGVGSKDAELSLRARAVCARLEAANAALYGAIRGEIQLGRGRDALLRWVQSCSEEAGGVANGAGYDYLDELVSGVLQFEDPDAREAAREPEMVFYQPTPARHIFDLIGGNLIGGAGLSGEDVVVDLGSGLGHVPLLVSICTDARSIGIELEAAYVECARRCAQRLNVKRATFLCQDARTADLSGGTVFYLYTPFAGSILREVLDRLRREAATRRIRICTYGPCTSVVAKEPWLEATATPEMDRIVLFRSRD; the protein is encoded by the coding sequence ATGAGGGATGCGTTGGAACTCCTTGTGCGGCAACTGGAAGAGCAGCCGTCGCTTCTTGAGCCGGATCGGCTTCGCGAACGCCTGGGGGCGCTGGACCGGCTTGACGCTTATTTTGCCTTTCTTCCGGATGTTCCTGAAGTAGTGCCTGGGGTTGGTTCGAAGGATGCGGAGCTCTCTCTTCGCGCTAGGGCTGTGTGTGCCAGGCTGGAGGCTGCGAATGCGGCGCTCTACGGGGCCATTCGAGGGGAGATTCAGCTTGGGCGCGGGCGGGATGCTTTGCTGCGGTGGGTTCAGAGTTGCTCCGAAGAGGCGGGGGGAGTTGCCAACGGTGCGGGCTACGACTACTTAGATGAGTTGGTCAGCGGGGTGTTGCAGTTTGAAGATCCTGATGCGCGAGAGGCTGCGCGGGAGCCTGAGATGGTGTTTTATCAGCCCACTCCGGCGCGCCATATCTTTGATCTGATCGGCGGGAATCTGATCGGCGGGGCTGGGCTGAGTGGGGAGGATGTTGTTGTCGATCTTGGATCGGGGCTGGGCCATGTTCCGCTGCTGGTTTCGATCTGCACAGATGCGCGCAGTATCGGTATTGAGTTGGAGGCGGCTTACGTCGAATGTGCTCGGAGGTGTGCACAGAGGCTGAACGTGAAGAGGGCTACGTTCCTTTGTCAGGATGCGCGGACGGCGGATCTTTCTGGCGGCACGGTCTTCTATCTTTACACTCCTTTTGCTGGATCCATCCTGCGCGAGGTGCTGGATCGTCTCAGGCGGGAAGCTGCTACTCGCCGGATCCGCATCTGCACGTATGGGCCTTGTACGTCTGTGGTTGCGAAAGAGCCGTGGCTTGAGGCTACCGCAACGCCAGAGATGGATCGGATCGTGCTCTTTCGCTCTCGCGATTAA
- a CDS encoding beta-ketoacyl-[acyl-carrier-protein] synthase family protein: MNRVVVTGLGCITPIGNTVADFRTSLFAGTTGIAPFPPYPEAPAREAHDKTQGLRFTQTAAVEDFDARQHLDSGILSATDRTVHFAVVAARQAAVESHLTSHYAPDRIAIVVGCACGGRQAEETETNKLYTRDARVHPLTVVRTMASAGASNISIDQKITGPSLNISTACASGTHAIGLAFQMIRAGMIDAAITGGHEAPLTFGFLRAWDSMRVVSPTQCRPFSADRDGMTLGEGAAMFTLETLESAKARNATIYAEIVGTGSSADASHITQPHPDGAAAAMRAALKDAGASPEEVGYLSAHGTGTLVNDVTEAAAIHQVFGPLASKIPVSSTKSLHGHSIGASGALEALATILALKESLLPANTGITQVDPAIDLDIILGAPRKASPKLALSNSLAFGGLNAVLAIRSIE, translated from the coding sequence GTGAATCGTGTCGTAGTCACCGGCCTCGGATGCATCACCCCTATCGGTAACACCGTCGCGGACTTCCGCACCTCCCTCTTCGCCGGCACCACCGGCATCGCCCCCTTCCCGCCCTACCCCGAAGCCCCCGCCCGCGAAGCTCACGATAAGACACAGGGCCTCCGCTTCACCCAGACCGCCGCCGTCGAAGACTTCGACGCCCGCCAGCACCTCGACTCCGGCATCCTCTCCGCCACCGACCGCACCGTACACTTCGCCGTCGTAGCCGCCCGCCAGGCCGCCGTAGAGTCCCACCTGACCAGCCACTACGCACCCGACAGAATCGCCATTGTGGTCGGCTGCGCCTGCGGTGGCCGCCAGGCCGAAGAGACCGAGACCAATAAGCTGTACACCCGCGACGCCCGTGTCCACCCCCTCACCGTCGTCCGCACCATGGCCTCCGCTGGAGCCAGCAACATCTCCATCGACCAGAAGATCACCGGCCCCTCTCTCAACATCTCCACCGCCTGCGCCTCCGGTACCCACGCCATCGGCCTCGCCTTCCAGATGATCCGCGCCGGAATGATCGACGCCGCCATCACCGGAGGCCACGAAGCCCCCCTCACCTTCGGCTTCCTCCGCGCATGGGACAGCATGCGCGTCGTCTCCCCCACCCAGTGCCGCCCCTTCTCCGCCGACCGCGACGGCATGACCCTCGGCGAAGGCGCCGCCATGTTCACCCTCGAAACCCTCGAATCCGCCAAAGCCCGCAACGCCACCATCTACGCCGAGATCGTAGGCACCGGCAGCTCCGCCGACGCCAGCCACATTACCCAGCCCCACCCTGACGGAGCCGCCGCAGCCATGCGAGCCGCCCTCAAAGACGCCGGCGCCTCACCTGAAGAGGTTGGCTACCTCAGCGCCCACGGCACCGGCACCCTGGTCAACGACGTCACCGAAGCTGCCGCCATCCATCAGGTCTTCGGGCCACTTGCCTCAAAAATCCCCGTCAGCTCCACCAAATCCCTCCACGGCCACTCCATCGGAGCCAGCGGAGCACTCGAAGCCCTCGCCACCATCCTCGCCCTCAAGGAGAGCCTCCTCCCCGCCAACACCGGCATCACCCAGGTCGACCCGGCCATCGACCTCGATATCATCCTCGGCGCGCCCCGCAAAGCCTCGCCAAAACTAGCCCTCTCCAACTCCCTCGCCTTCGGAGGACTCAACGCCGTCCTGGCCATCCGCTCCATCGAATAA